One genomic segment of Hordeum vulgare subsp. vulgare chromosome 2H, MorexV3_pseudomolecules_assembly, whole genome shotgun sequence includes these proteins:
- the LOC123430691 gene encoding uncharacterized protein LOC123430691: MDGGTATVCSMCGDIGFPDKLFRCARCRYRFQHSYCTNYYGDGAPASAGADMCDWCLGEVSGKARKSASTSGKQHATGSHDSATTGSSGRTNKGGDQETERRGSTKVGGRRYKLLKDVLC; encoded by the exons ATGGACGGCGGCACCGCCACCGTCTGCTCCATGTGCGGGGACATCGGCTTCCCCGACAAGCTCTTCCGGTGCGCGCGCTGCCGCTACCGCTTCCAGCACTC CTATTGCACGAACTACTATGGCGACGGGGCACCGGCCTCGGCGGGGGCTGACATGTGTGACTGGTGCCTCGGCGAGGTCTCCGGGAAGGCCAGGAAGAGCGCGTCCACATCTGGGAAGCAGCACGCCACCGGGAGCCACGACTCGGCCACGACGGGCTCGTCCGGCAGAACCAACAAGGGCGGCGACCAGGAGACCGAGCGCCGAGGGTCGACCAAGGTCGGAGGCCGCAGGTACAAGCTGCTCAAGGACGTCCTCTGTTAG